DNA from Synechococcus sp. CBW1108:
CAGGAGCAGGGCCGCCAGGAAGCGACTGGTGAGGCGATTGGCCCGGTCCAGGCCACTGCCATCCACCACCCGCACACCCTGCATTGGCAAACCTTGCTGGGCTAGCCAGAGGGTTTCGCGTTGGGCTGCCTGGCCAAGATCCCAGCTGCCCGCACCCTGGCGCAGCAGCACCTCGGCGGTGAAATTGTGGCTTTCCGTGTTGGCCAGGCTCAGCAGATTGTGCATCGGAGCCGAGTTTTCCTGGTGCATCAAAACCGCATCATCCGGCAGGGGCGCCCGGGCTGATATCAGCGATACCTGCACCTTGGCACCCTGCTGCTGCATGGTTTTCTGCAATAGGTTCTGGAGCCGGGAGGGGGGATTCATCACCGCCTCGTGGATCGCATTGGAGGTAAGCGCGAGCCGGGTGATCGGCGCGCCATAGGCGTAGTAGCGATCATCGGGATGCCAACCCTGGGGCCACCAGGACTGGCGCGGTTCCTCGGCGATCTGCAGTTTCAGCAGCGATGGCAGCTGGCCGCTGCCACCACCGGAGCCCAGCGCCAACTTTGCGAAGCGCTGCAACTGGGGCAGGGCTAGGTCGGGGTCTCCCTCGCCGGTGAGCCGGAAGCTGCCATCACTGAGCCGCCACAACTGGGTGCTGAGGCGATAGTCGGTGCCGAGCCTGTCGAGGGCATAGGCCGTGCTCACCAACTTCTGGTTGGAGGCAGGGATCCGGGGCCGGCTGCCATTGAGGTCGGCCAGGAGCCGGCCCTGGGAATCGGCAATGGTGATACTCCAGACGGAGGCTTGGCCGCCAACCGCTGCCAGCAAGCGTTGTTGCAAGGCGGGACAGCTCAACTGGCTCTGCAGCTGGGGCAG
Protein-coding regions in this window:
- the dacB gene encoding D-alanyl-D-alanine carboxypeptidase/D-alanyl-D-alanine-endopeptidase: MAYPKPVRLLAALLLPAATLLPAAVIAQQGPETLATMPAAPPPIGLPQLQSQLSCPALQQRLLAAVGGQASVWSITIADSQGRLLADLNGSRPRIPASNQKLVSTAYALDRLGTDYRLSTQLWRLSDGSFRLTGEGDPDLALPQLQRFAKLALGSGGGSGQLPSLLKLQIAEEPRQSWWPQGWHPDDRYYAYGAPITRLALTSNAIHEAVMNPPSRLQNLLQKTMQQQGAKVQVSLISARAPLPDDAVLMHQENSAPMHNLLSLANTESHNFTAEVLLRQGAGSWDLGQAAQRETLWLAQQGLPMQGVRVVDGSGLDRANRLTSRFLAALLLRMDQHPYGRDYLASMAVAGKRGTLRNLYVGTPLQGKFYGKTGTITGVRAISGVLVTSDGPRYVSAISNGASSPNETIGLVLRETQDTRLCPP